The Streptomyces sp. NL15-2K genome contains a region encoding:
- a CDS encoding tetratricopeptide repeat protein has translation MENQAEERPSRTRPRIGRRVLIASVAGCAVLGGVLWLLPREGTATRAPAPAPGAQAQAAVTGRVPAALPDLAVLIGERESRVREHPKDARSWALLGAAYVEQGRRTADPAYYPKAEKALRTSLKVRAKGNDEEVAALGGLADLANARRDFRAARTWAEAARRLEPKRWTTYPLLIDAYTGLGDHKAVGKVLDQLMKLHSGPAVMARAAAVYRDRGRREDAAAQLADAVAGAEAPAERAAYLERAGQLAWERGDREVALRHFQEAVRIDPDQRAAQAGQGRALAALGRTTEALNAYRAALAKQPCPQYALELGELYESLGLGQAARVQYDLLRERVRKAAAGGADEELVLGQFEADHGDPREAVRRLRAEWARQPGIAVADALGWALHRAGRPEEALRFATRATDETKGGGVRSALYAYHRGMIERELERYGSARRHLEEALRINPYFSPLGARMARAVLTELGEPSLAGAPER, from the coding sequence ATGGAGAACCAAGCGGAGGAGCGGCCCTCACGTACCCGTCCACGTATCGGTCGGCGTGTGCTGATCGCCTCGGTCGCCGGGTGTGCCGTGCTCGGCGGTGTGCTGTGGTTGCTGCCCCGGGAAGGGACGGCGACGCGGGCGCCCGCACCGGCGCCGGGGGCGCAGGCGCAGGCGGCGGTCACCGGCCGGGTGCCGGCCGCGCTGCCGGATCTGGCGGTGCTGATCGGCGAGCGCGAGAGCCGGGTGCGCGAACATCCCAAGGACGCGCGGTCGTGGGCGCTGCTCGGGGCGGCCTACGTGGAGCAGGGGCGGCGGACGGCGGACCCGGCGTACTACCCGAAGGCCGAGAAGGCGCTGCGGACCTCGCTCAAGGTGCGGGCGAAGGGAAACGACGAAGAGGTCGCGGCGCTCGGGGGCCTGGCGGACCTCGCGAACGCGCGGCGGGACTTCCGGGCGGCGCGGACCTGGGCGGAGGCCGCGCGGAGGCTGGAACCGAAGCGGTGGACGACATATCCGCTGCTGATCGACGCCTACACCGGCCTCGGCGATCACAAGGCGGTCGGCAAGGTCCTCGACCAGCTCATGAAGCTGCACTCCGGGCCGGCCGTGATGGCGCGGGCGGCGGCCGTCTACCGCGACCGGGGCCGGCGGGAGGACGCGGCCGCGCAGCTCGCCGACGCGGTGGCGGGGGCCGAGGCGCCGGCGGAGCGGGCGGCGTATCTGGAGCGGGCCGGGCAGCTGGCCTGGGAGCGCGGGGACCGGGAGGTCGCGCTGCGGCACTTCCAGGAGGCCGTACGGATCGACCCCGACCAGCGGGCCGCGCAGGCCGGGCAGGGGCGGGCGCTGGCGGCGCTGGGGCGGACGACGGAGGCGCTGAACGCCTACCGGGCGGCTCTCGCCAAGCAGCCTTGTCCTCAGTACGCCCTGGAGCTGGGCGAGTTGTACGAGTCGCTGGGGCTCGGGCAGGCGGCGCGCGTGCAGTACGACCTGTTGCGGGAGCGGGTGCGCAAGGCCGCCGCGGGCGGGGCGGACGAGGAGCTGGTGCTCGGGCAGTTCGAGGCGGATCACGGTGATCCGCGGGAGGCGGTACGGCGGCTGCGGGCCGAGTGGGCCCGTCAGCCGGGCATCGCGGTGGCCGACGCGCTCGGGTGGGCGCTGCACCGGGCCGGCCGGCCGGAGGAGGCGCTGCGGTTCGCCACGAGGGCGACGGACGAGACGAAGGGGGGCGGGGTGCGCAGCGCGCTGTACGCGTATCACCGGGGCATGATCGAGCGGGAGCTGGAGCGGTACGGGTCGGCCCGCAGGCATCTGGAGGAGGCGCTGCGGATCAACCCGTACTTCTCTCCGCTGGGGGCGCGGATGGCTCGGGCGGTGTTGACGGAACTCGGGGAGCCGTCACTGGCGGGCGCGCCCGAGCGCTGA
- a CDS encoding Lrp/AsnC family transcriptional regulator — translation MGIDELDGRIIVLLAREPRIGVLEMSRRLGVARGTVQARLDRLTSNGVIRGFGPDVDSAALGYPVTAFATLQIRQGQGADVRAHLATVPEVLELHTTTGTGDMLCRLVARSNADLQRVIDLVVGFDGIVRASTAIVMETAVPLRVIPLVEQAAGDREST, via the coding sequence GTGGGGATCGACGAGTTGGACGGGCGGATCATCGTGCTGCTGGCGCGGGAGCCGCGCATCGGGGTGCTGGAGATGTCCCGGCGGCTGGGGGTTGCCCGGGGGACCGTGCAGGCGCGCCTGGACCGGCTTACGTCGAATGGAGTCATCCGCGGGTTCGGGCCGGACGTGGACTCGGCGGCGCTCGGATATCCGGTCACCGCGTTCGCGACGCTGCAGATCCGGCAGGGGCAAGGGGCGGACGTACGGGCGCACTTGGCGACCGTGCCGGAGGTGCTGGAGCTGCACACCACGACGGGGACCGGGGACATGCTGTGCCGCCTGGTGGCACGCTCGAACGCCGATCTCCAGCGGGTCATCGACCTGGTTGTCGGTTTTGATGGGATCGTCCGGGCCTCCACGGCGATCGTCATGGAGACCGCCGTTCCACTGCGGGTCATTCCGCTGGTGGAGCAGGCGGCGGGAGACCGCGAGAGCACTTAG
- a CDS encoding ABC transporter permease: MNFWEYLGNRHQQLLTDAYQHASAVFQCMVVATLIGVLIGVVTYRSEWAGSLATTATSTLLTIPSLAMIGLLIPIVGLGVPPTVIALTLYGLLPIVRNSIVGLRGVDPSLVEAARGIGMSRLARLARIELPLAWPPILTGIRVSTQMLMGIAAIAAFASGPGLGNVIFRGLGSLGSKNALNQVLAGTLGIIVLALLFDAAYVLIGRLTIPRGIRA, encoded by the coding sequence GTGAACTTCTGGGAGTACCTCGGCAACCGCCACCAACAGCTGCTGACGGACGCCTACCAGCACGCGAGCGCCGTCTTCCAGTGCATGGTCGTGGCGACGCTGATCGGGGTGCTGATCGGCGTCGTCACGTACCGGAGCGAGTGGGCGGGCAGCCTCGCGACCACGGCCACCTCGACCCTCCTGACCATTCCGTCGCTCGCCATGATCGGTCTGCTCATCCCGATCGTGGGCCTGGGCGTGCCGCCCACGGTGATCGCGCTGACGCTGTACGGGCTGCTGCCGATCGTGCGCAACTCGATCGTCGGGCTGCGCGGGGTCGATCCCTCGCTGGTGGAAGCGGCCCGGGGCATCGGCATGTCCCGGCTCGCGCGTCTTGCGCGGATCGAGCTGCCGCTGGCCTGGCCGCCGATCCTGACCGGCATCCGGGTCTCGACGCAGATGCTGATGGGCATCGCGGCGATCGCGGCCTTCGCCTCCGGGCCCGGCCTCGGCAACGTGATCTTCCGCGGCCTCGGCTCCCTCGGCAGCAAGAACGCGCTCAACCAGGTGCTCGCGGGAACCCTCGGGATCATCGTCCTGGCCCTGCTGTTCGACGCCGCGTACGTGCTGATCGGGCGGCTGACCATTCCCAGGGGGATCCGTGCCTGA
- a CDS encoding nicotinamidase, whose translation MRRALIVVDVQNDFCEGGSLAVTGGADVAAAVTELIGQAAGSGYQHVVATRDHHIAPGGHFADNPDYVSSWPAHCVAGTEGVGFHPNFAPAVASGAIDAVFDKGAYAAAYSGFEGADENGVTLADWLRAREVEEVDVVGIATDHCVRATALDAIREGFRTHVLLDLTAGVAGETTERALEEMREAGVELSGKPVVA comes from the coding sequence ATGCGCCGCGCCTTGATCGTCGTAGACGTGCAGAACGACTTCTGCGAGGGGGGCAGCCTCGCGGTGACCGGGGGTGCCGATGTGGCCGCCGCCGTCACCGAGTTGATCGGGCAGGCGGCCGGCTCCGGCTACCAGCACGTCGTCGCCACTCGCGACCACCACATCGCCCCCGGCGGCCACTTCGCCGACAACCCCGACTACGTCAGCTCCTGGCCCGCGCACTGCGTCGCCGGCACCGAGGGCGTGGGCTTCCACCCGAACTTCGCTCCCGCGGTCGCCTCCGGCGCGATCGACGCCGTCTTCGACAAGGGGGCGTACGCGGCGGCGTACAGCGGGTTCGAGGGCGCCGACGAGAACGGGGTGACGCTGGCCGACTGGCTGCGGGCCCGCGAGGTCGAGGAGGTGGACGTGGTGGGGATCGCCACCGACCACTGCGTCCGGGCCACCGCCCTGGACGCCATACGGGAGGGCTTCCGCACGCACGTGCTGCTCGACCTCACCGCCGGGGTGGCCGGGGAGACCACCGAGCGGGCGCTGGAGGAGATGCGGGAGGCGGGCGTGGAGCTCTCCGGGAAGCCCGTGGTCGCCTAG
- a CDS encoding FAD-linked oxidase C-terminal domain-containing protein encodes MIMSRIEAPADKDVAATGDLVDRLLGGLPAEAVLTDPDVTASYANDMAGFCPAGTPAVVVLPRTVEEVQHVMRTATELRVPVVPQGARTGLSGAANASDDCVVLSLTKMDRILEINPVDRIAVVEPGVINAALSRAVNEHGLYYPPDPSSWEMCTIGGNIGTASGGLCCVKYGVTAEYVLGLDVVLADGRLMSTGRRTAKGVAGYDLTRLFVGSEGSLGIVVRAVLALKPQPPEQLVLAAEFPSGAAACDAVCRIMAGGHVPSLLELMDRTTVTAVNDLAHMGLPDSTEALLLAAFDTADPAADLAAVGALCEAAGATQVVPADDAAESELLLQARRLSLTALEAVKGTTMIDDVCVPRSRLGEMLEGTERIAEKYRLTIGVVAHAGDGNTHPTVCFDAADPDESRRARESFDEIMALGLELGGTITGEHGVGVLKKEWLAREIGPVGVEMQRAIKAAFDPLGILNPGKLF; translated from the coding sequence GTGATCATGAGCCGCATCGAAGCGCCTGCCGACAAAGACGTGGCAGCGACCGGCGACCTCGTCGACCGGCTGCTGGGCGGTCTGCCCGCCGAGGCCGTCCTCACCGACCCGGACGTCACGGCCTCCTACGCCAACGACATGGCCGGCTTCTGCCCGGCCGGCACCCCCGCCGTGGTCGTCCTCCCGCGCACGGTCGAAGAGGTCCAGCACGTCATGCGCACCGCCACCGAGCTGCGCGTCCCGGTGGTACCGCAGGGCGCCCGCACGGGCCTGTCGGGCGCGGCCAACGCCTCCGACGACTGCGTCGTGCTGTCCCTGACGAAGATGGACCGCATCCTCGAGATCAACCCGGTCGACCGCATCGCCGTGGTCGAGCCCGGCGTCATCAACGCGGCCCTGTCCCGCGCGGTCAACGAACACGGCCTCTACTACCCTCCCGACCCCTCCAGCTGGGAGATGTGCACCATCGGCGGCAACATCGGCACCGCCTCCGGCGGCCTGTGCTGCGTGAAGTACGGGGTGACGGCCGAGTACGTCCTCGGCCTGGACGTCGTCCTCGCCGACGGACGCTTGATGTCCACCGGCCGCCGTACGGCGAAGGGTGTCGCCGGATACGACCTGACCCGCCTGTTCGTCGGCTCCGAGGGCTCGCTCGGCATCGTCGTCCGGGCGGTCCTGGCCCTCAAGCCGCAGCCGCCCGAGCAGTTGGTGCTGGCGGCCGAGTTCCCGTCCGGGGCCGCCGCCTGCGACGCCGTGTGCCGGATCATGGCGGGAGGCCACGTACCGTCCCTCCTCGAACTGATGGACCGTACGACGGTGACGGCGGTCAACGACCTGGCGCACATGGGACTCCCGGACAGCACGGAAGCCCTGTTGCTGGCTGCCTTCGACACCGCGGACCCGGCCGCCGACCTCGCCGCGGTCGGCGCGCTGTGCGAGGCAGCCGGCGCCACCCAGGTCGTCCCGGCCGACGACGCGGCCGAATCCGAGCTGCTCCTCCAGGCACGGCGGTTGTCGCTCACCGCCCTTGAGGCGGTGAAGGGCACCACGATGATCGACGACGTGTGCGTGCCCCGCTCCAGGCTCGGCGAGATGCTCGAAGGGACCGAGCGGATCGCCGAGAAGTACCGGCTCACCATCGGCGTCGTCGCCCACGCCGGCGACGGCAACACCCACCCGACGGTCTGCTTCGACGCGGCGGACCCCGACGAGTCCCGGCGCGCCCGCGAGTCCTTCGACGAGATCATGGCCCTCGGTCTGGAACTCGGCGGCACGATCACCGGCGAGCACGGCGTTGGTGTCCTGAAGAAGGAGTGGCTGGCCCGCGAGATCGGCCCGGTGGGCGTGGAGATGCAGCGGGCGATCAAGGCGGCCTTCGACCCGCTGGGGATCCTGAACCCGGGCAAGCTGTTCTGA
- a CDS encoding DUF2017 domain-containing protein, with the protein MPGHFEPLPGGGAAVALDDVEISIIRSLAVQLLELIGPGPAEDADVDPLAELFSEGPSEPPADPVLKRLFPDAYSDPEGTPQAREAEEQRAYSAEFRRYTENDLRAGKRDSALAVIRSLDALASAGEGGAVLKLSPEESQQWLGALNDLRLAIGSRLEITDEEDTDLLYRLPDEDPRKPMVMAYLWLGGLQETLVATLLP; encoded by the coding sequence ATGCCAGGACACTTCGAACCGCTCCCCGGCGGCGGCGCGGCCGTCGCCCTCGACGACGTCGAGATCTCCATCATCCGGTCGCTGGCCGTCCAGCTGCTGGAGCTCATCGGCCCCGGCCCCGCCGAGGACGCCGATGTCGATCCGCTCGCCGAGCTGTTCTCCGAGGGCCCGAGCGAGCCGCCCGCCGACCCGGTCCTCAAGCGCCTCTTCCCGGACGCCTACAGCGACCCCGAGGGCACCCCGCAGGCCAGGGAGGCCGAGGAGCAGCGGGCGTACTCCGCCGAGTTCCGCCGCTACACCGAGAACGACCTCAGGGCCGGCAAGCGCGACAGCGCCCTCGCGGTGATCCGCTCGCTGGACGCGCTCGCCTCCGCCGGTGAGGGCGGGGCGGTCCTGAAGCTGTCGCCCGAGGAGTCCCAGCAGTGGCTCGGTGCCCTGAACGACCTGCGGCTGGCGATCGGCTCCCGGCTGGAGATCACCGACGAGGAGGACACCGACCTCCTCTACCGCCTGCCGGACGAGGACCCGCGCAAGCCGATGGTGATGGCGTATCTGTGGCTGGGCGGGCTCCAGGAGACGCTGGTCGCCACCCTTCTGCCGTAA
- a CDS encoding SsgA family sporulation/cell division regulator: MHCTLVERDLEIGLVLSPERSVPVPARLGYRSDDPYAVHITFHVNSAHPVHWTFSRDVLVEGVFRPSGHGDVRVWPAKSEGRGVVLMALSSPEGDALLEVPAAQLSAWLERTLRVVPPGTEGEQLGIDEALDELFAR; this comes from the coding sequence ATGCACTGCACCCTCGTGGAGCGCGACCTGGAGATCGGACTCGTCCTGTCCCCCGAGCGCAGCGTCCCGGTCCCGGCCCGGCTCGGCTACCGCTCCGACGACCCGTACGCCGTCCACATCACCTTCCACGTCAACTCCGCGCATCCGGTGCACTGGACGTTCTCCCGTGACGTCCTGGTGGAGGGGGTGTTCCGGCCGTCCGGGCACGGGGACGTGCGGGTGTGGCCGGCCAAGTCGGAGGGCCGCGGCGTCGTCCTGATGGCGCTGAGTTCCCCTGAGGGTGACGCCCTCCTGGAGGTCCCCGCCGCCCAGCTGTCCGCCTGGCTGGAGCGGACGCTGCGGGTGGTGCCCCCGGGGACCGAGGGCGAGCAGCTCGGCATCGACGAGGCGCTCGACGAGCTGTTCGCCCGGTGA
- the hppD gene encoding 4-hydroxyphenylpyruvate dioxygenase, translating into MTQTTHHTPDTARQADPFPVKGMDAVVFAVGNAKQAAHYYSTAFGMRLVAYSGPENGSRETASYVLENGSARFVLTSVIKPATPWGHFLAQHVAEHGDGVIDLAIEVPDARAAYAYAVEHGARSIAEPYELKDEHGTVVLAAIATYGETRHTLVERTGYDGPYLPGFAAASPLVEPPAHRTFQAIDHCVGNVELGRMDEWVGFYNKVMGFTNMKEFVGDDIATEYSALMSKVVADGTLKVKFPINEPALAKKKSQIDEYLEFYGGAGVQHIALNTNDIVETVRTMRAAGVQFLETPDSYYDTLGEWVGDTRVPVETLREQKILADRDEDGYLLQIFTKPVQDRPTVFFELIERHGSMGFGKGNFKALFEAIEREQAKRGNL; encoded by the coding sequence ATGACGCAGACCACACACCACACTCCCGACACCGCCCGGCAGGCCGATCCCTTCCCGGTCAAGGGAATGGACGCGGTCGTCTTCGCCGTGGGCAACGCCAAGCAGGCGGCGCACTACTACTCCACCGCCTTCGGCATGCGGCTGGTCGCCTACTCCGGACCGGAGAACGGCAGCCGTGAGACCGCGAGCTACGTCCTGGAGAACGGCTCCGCCCGCTTCGTCCTCACCTCCGTCATCAAGCCCGCCACCCCCTGGGGCCACTTCCTCGCCCAGCACGTGGCCGAGCACGGCGACGGCGTCATCGACCTCGCCATCGAGGTCCCGGACGCGCGCGCCGCCTACGCCTACGCGGTCGAGCACGGCGCCCGCTCGATCGCCGAGCCGTACGAACTGAAGGACGAGCACGGCACGGTCGTCCTCGCCGCGATCGCCACGTACGGCGAGACCCGCCACACCCTCGTCGAACGGACGGGCTACGACGGCCCTTACCTCCCCGGCTTCGCCGCCGCGAGCCCCCTCGTCGAACCACCCGCCCACCGCACCTTCCAGGCCATCGACCACTGCGTCGGCAACGTCGAACTCGGCCGGATGGACGAGTGGGTCGGCTTCTACAACAAGGTCATGGGCTTCACGAACATGAAGGAGTTCGTGGGCGACGACATCGCCACCGAATACAGCGCGCTGATGTCGAAGGTCGTCGCCGACGGCACCCTCAAGGTCAAGTTCCCGATCAACGAGCCCGCCCTCGCCAAGAAGAAGTCCCAGATCGACGAGTACCTGGAGTTCTACGGCGGCGCCGGCGTCCAGCACATCGCGCTCAACACCAACGACATCGTCGAGACGGTACGGACCATGCGGGCGGCCGGCGTCCAGTTCCTGGAGACCCCGGACTCGTACTACGACACCCTCGGCGAGTGGGTCGGCGACACCCGCGTCCCGGTCGAGACCCTGCGCGAGCAGAAGATCCTCGCCGACCGCGACGAGGACGGCTACCTGCTGCAGATCTTCACCAAGCCGGTCCAGGACCGGCCGACGGTGTTCTTCGAACTCATCGAACGGCACGGCTCGATGGGCTTCGGCAAGGGCAACTTCAAGGCCCTGTTCGAGGCGATCGAGCGCGAACAGGCCAAGCGCGGCAACCTGTAG
- a CDS encoding RDD family protein, producing the protein MSSEPPPGSGQQPPEDDPFRKQPPPAEGAGSPYGGQPPPDQGGGPYGGGGYPGDPLAGMPPLADSGKRTLARIIDMILVGVVVWLLTWGFGVNEYDVDSDDVEYGKSLGQSLVAAVLYIGYDTFMIAKSGQTLGKKWLGMRVANLDNGATPSVQSTLIRSAVLWIPFAFCCACIWTAISGGWSFFDKPYKQGLHDKAAKTVVVSTT; encoded by the coding sequence ATGAGCAGTGAACCGCCTCCCGGCTCCGGTCAGCAGCCACCGGAAGACGACCCGTTCAGGAAGCAGCCCCCGCCGGCCGAGGGCGCGGGCTCACCGTACGGCGGTCAGCCCCCGCCCGACCAAGGCGGCGGCCCCTACGGCGGTGGCGGCTACCCCGGCGACCCGCTCGCGGGCATGCCGCCGCTCGCGGACAGCGGCAAGCGCACGCTCGCCCGGATCATCGACATGATCCTCGTGGGCGTCGTGGTCTGGCTGCTCACCTGGGGATTCGGGGTCAACGAGTACGACGTGGACAGCGACGACGTCGAGTACGGCAAGTCCCTCGGACAGTCGCTGGTCGCCGCGGTGCTCTACATCGGGTACGACACCTTCATGATCGCCAAGTCGGGTCAGACGCTCGGCAAGAAGTGGCTGGGCATGCGGGTGGCGAACCTCGACAACGGCGCCACGCCCTCCGTGCAGAGCACGCTGATCCGCTCGGCGGTGCTGTGGATTCCGTTCGCGTTCTGCTGCGCCTGCATCTGGACGGCGATCTCGGGCGGTTGGAGCTTCTTCGACAAGCCCTACAAGCAGGGCCTGCACGACAAGGCGGCCAAGACGGTGGTGGTCAGCACCACCTGA
- a CDS encoding nicotinate phosphoribosyltransferase: MNTADLGLPVDVPSTALFTDQYELTMLQGALKAGTAGRRSVFEVFTRRLPDGRRYGVVAGTGRVLDAVENFRFDADVLGFLRERGIVDRETLDWLASYRFSGDIWGYPEGEVYFPGSPIMRVEGTFAECVLLETVILSILNHDSAIAAAASRMSSAAGDRPLIEMGARRTHELSAVAAARAAYVGGFATTSDLAAGFRYGIPTVGTSAHAFTLLHDRERDAFQAQVESLGRNTTLLVDTYDVTEAVRTAVEVAGPELGAVRIDSGDLLLVAHRVRQQLDELGARDTKIIVTSDLDEYAIASMAAAPVDAYGVGTQLVTGSGHPTASMVYKLVARAESADPKAPLVPVAKKSTGGKTSIGGRKWAARRLDEYGVAEAEVVGTGPVPGELADRQLLVELVKGGEVIAREPLDVVRDRHAAARANLPLSATQLSRGEPVLPTEYVHKGSGS, encoded by the coding sequence ATGAACACAGCGGACCTTGGGCTGCCGGTGGACGTTCCCTCTACGGCGCTCTTCACGGACCAGTACGAGCTCACGATGCTGCAAGGCGCCCTGAAGGCGGGCACCGCCGGGCGGCGCAGCGTGTTCGAGGTCTTCACACGGCGGTTGCCGGACGGGCGCCGTTACGGCGTGGTGGCGGGCACCGGCCGCGTGCTGGACGCGGTGGAGAACTTCCGCTTCGACGCGGACGTCCTCGGCTTCCTGCGCGAGCGCGGGATCGTCGACCGGGAGACCCTGGACTGGCTCGCCTCCTACCGCTTCAGCGGTGACATCTGGGGCTACCCCGAGGGCGAGGTGTACTTCCCGGGCTCGCCGATCATGCGGGTCGAGGGCACCTTCGCCGAGTGCGTGCTCCTGGAGACCGTGATCCTGTCGATCCTCAACCACGACTCGGCCATCGCCGCGGCCGCCTCCCGCATGTCCTCCGCCGCCGGAGACCGCCCGCTGATCGAGATGGGCGCCCGCCGCACCCACGAGCTGTCCGCCGTCGCCGCCGCGCGCGCCGCGTACGTCGGCGGCTTCGCCACCACCTCCGACCTGGCGGCCGGCTTCCGCTACGGCATCCCCACCGTGGGCACCAGCGCCCACGCCTTCACCCTGCTCCACGACCGCGAGCGGGACGCCTTCCAGGCCCAGGTCGAGTCGCTGGGCCGCAACACCACGCTGCTCGTGGACACGTACGACGTCACCGAGGCCGTCCGTACGGCCGTGGAGGTCGCCGGGCCCGAACTGGGCGCCGTGCGGATCGACTCCGGCGACCTGCTGCTGGTCGCGCACCGGGTGCGGCAGCAGCTGGACGAGCTGGGGGCGCGGGACACGAAGATCATCGTGACCTCGGACCTCGACGAGTACGCCATCGCCTCGATGGCGGCGGCGCCCGTGGACGCGTACGGCGTCGGCACCCAGCTGGTGACCGGCTCCGGGCACCCGACGGCCTCGATGGTCTACAAGCTGGTCGCTCGCGCCGAGTCCGCCGACCCCAAGGCCCCGCTCGTGCCGGTGGCGAAGAAGTCGACCGGCGGCAAGACCTCCATCGGCGGCCGCAAATGGGCCGCGCGCCGCCTGGACGAGTACGGCGTCGCGGAGGCCGAGGTCGTCGGCACCGGGCCCGTCCCGGGCGAGCTGGCCGACCGGCAGCTCCTTGTCGAGCTCGTCAAGGGCGGCGAGGTCATAGCCCGCGAGCCGCTGGACGTCGTACGCGACCGGCACGCGGCCGCGCGCGCCAACCTGCCGCTGTCGGCGACCCAGCTCTCGCGCGGGGAACCGGTCCTTCCGACGGAGTATGTGCACAAGGGCTCGGGTAGCTAA
- a CDS encoding RDD family protein produces MSAPTPAPGDDRPREGYYPDPSIPGYVRYWNGASWVPGTSRPAPADGEPLAPPPGAQQGQDAAPVEETGPHFFDEDPADEPGTTGAAAEAQHGSRPEPASAWGADRSRQTGFGGEPDRRVSWGSPQDAPQGAQSAQGAPQGADPRVPRPADPGDGPAQPDGHSARTDGTATIPPAEPDAGDVASGNTFVFRRATAGPGGAAGGADRSGPGATGRAGAGTPGVPGPGGPGSDDGTMTFRALSPRTARQGSTGGPGTAGAQPAPGTPGAPGFGAGKAAAARAAAAQAPASAALSGPQQAPPTAGPQQQAAAPSVPQQPGGPQSAAPNAAAPVTSGVGGGQPSWAQQVHRLAGADDEQPVTPWKPPVEDIFQAAARRQASARPASLGKRLVARLVDSLVLGAVTAVAAVPLGIKAIDHVNEKIDAAKLSGETVTVWLLDGTTSVYLGIILAVLLLAGVLYEALPTAKWGRTLGKKLLGLEVRDIEAHEPPSFGAALRRWAVYSVPGLLAIGLVGVLWGLFDRPWHQCWHDKVAHTFVAG; encoded by the coding sequence ATGAGCGCCCCAACCCCGGCCCCCGGTGACGACAGGCCCCGCGAAGGGTATTACCCGGACCCGTCCATTCCTGGATATGTCCGGTACTGGAACGGTGCCTCCTGGGTTCCGGGCACCAGCCGTCCGGCCCCCGCGGACGGCGAACCGCTCGCCCCGCCGCCCGGCGCCCAGCAGGGCCAGGACGCGGCACCGGTCGAGGAGACGGGCCCGCACTTCTTCGACGAGGACCCGGCCGACGAACCCGGCACGACCGGCGCGGCCGCGGAGGCCCAGCACGGCAGCCGGCCCGAGCCCGCGTCCGCCTGGGGCGCCGACCGCTCCCGGCAGACGGGATTCGGGGGCGAACCGGACCGCCGGGTGTCCTGGGGGTCCCCGCAAGACGCTCCGCAAGGGGCTCAGAGCGCTCAGGGCGCCCCGCAGGGCGCCGACCCGAGGGTGCCGCGCCCGGCGGACCCCGGCGACGGTCCCGCCCAGCCGGACGGCCACTCGGCCCGCACGGACGGCACGGCGACGATCCCGCCGGCCGAGCCGGACGCGGGCGACGTCGCCTCCGGCAACACGTTCGTCTTCCGCCGGGCCACGGCCGGGCCCGGGGGAGCGGCAGGCGGCGCCGACCGCTCCGGCCCGGGTGCGACGGGCCGCGCGGGGGCGGGAACACCCGGCGTACCGGGCCCCGGTGGCCCCGGGTCCGACGACGGCACCATGACGTTCCGCGCGCTCTCCCCGCGCACGGCGCGGCAGGGGAGCACGGGCGGACCGGGCACCGCGGGCGCACAGCCCGCCCCCGGCACTCCCGGTGCCCCCGGCTTCGGCGCCGGAAAGGCCGCCGCGGCCCGCGCGGCAGCCGCCCAGGCCCCCGCCTCCGCCGCCCTCTCCGGCCCGCAGCAGGCACCCCCGACGGCCGGCCCGCAGCAGCAGGCGGCCGCCCCGAGCGTGCCCCAGCAGCCCGGCGGCCCGCAGTCCGCCGCCCCGAATGCCGCCGCCCCGGTGACGAGCGGCGTCGGCGGCGGTCAGCCCTCCTGGGCCCAGCAGGTGCACCGACTCGCGGGCGCCGACGACGAGCAGCCCGTCACGCCCTGGAAGCCGCCGGTCGAGGACATCTTCCAGGCGGCCGCCCGGCGCCAGGCCTCCGCCCGCCCCGCGAGCCTCGGCAAGCGGCTGGTCGCCCGCCTGGTGGACTCCCTCGTCCTCGGGGCCGTCACCGCAGTGGCCGCCGTACCGCTCGGCATCAAGGCGATCGACCACGTCAACGAGAAGATCGACGCGGCCAAGCTGTCCGGCGAGACTGTCACCGTCTGGCTGCTCGACGGCACGACCTCCGTGTACCTGGGCATCATCCTCGCCGTCCTGCTCCTCGCCGGTGTCCTCTACGAGGCGCTGCCCACCGCCAAGTGGGGCCGCACGCTCGGCAAGAAGCTGCTCGGTCTGGAGGTGCGGGACATCGAGGCCCACGAGCCCCCGTCCTTCGGCGCGGCCCTGCGCCGCTGGGCCGTCTACAGCGTGCCCGGCCTGCTTGCCATCGGTCTCGTGGGTGTCCTGTGGGGCCTGTTCGACAGGCCCTGGCACCAGTGCTGGCACGACAAGGTCGCGCATACGTTCGTAGCGGGCTGA
- the clpS gene encoding ATP-dependent Clp protease adapter ClpS, with amino-acid sequence MGHVTSPAPVEIERTESAEEVFAVPEPDVPWVTIVHNDPVNLMSYVTYVFQTYFGYSKDKATKLMLDVHHKGRAVVSSGTREEMERDVQAMHGYGLWATLQQDRK; translated from the coding sequence ATGGGCCATGTGACGTCACCCGCTCCCGTAGAGATCGAACGCACCGAATCGGCGGAGGAGGTCTTCGCCGTCCCCGAGCCGGACGTCCCCTGGGTCACCATCGTCCACAACGACCCGGTCAACCTCATGAGCTATGTGACCTACGTCTTCCAGACGTACTTCGGGTACTCCAAGGACAAGGCCACCAAACTCATGCTGGACGTCCACCACAAGGGCCGGGCGGTCGTCTCCAGCGGGACGCGCGAGGAGATGGAACGCGACGTGCAGGCCATGCACGGCTACGGCCTGTGGGCCACGCTCCAGCAGGACCGGAAATGA